The stretch of DNA CGAGTTTCATCTCCGGCATGTGCGGTTTCTAAAGGAATTGGCCGAAGACATGGTGGAGGTTCTCCTGGACAAAAATCAGATCGAGCAGGTCCTCATCAATCTCTTCCTCAATGCCCTACACGCGGTGGACGACCGAGGTCTGGTCACGGTCAAGAGCGCCGTGAACAGGGAGAAACGGACAATCCAGGTGGAGGTTGCCGATACCGGCTGCGGGATCTGCAAAGAGAATATGGAAAAGATATTCGAACCATTTTTTTCCACAAAGGCGAACGGAACAGGACTTGGACTGGCGGTGAGCTACGGCATTATAATGAATCACAAGGGCGATATCCGGGTCTTGAGCGAACCGGGCCGGGGGACGCGTTTCATTGTTGAATTGCCGATGCTGCCGTTTGCCCCGATGGGCAAGGAGCGGAGATGACACCGCTGGATGTCTTGGTAATTGACAATGAAGACGTGATCTGCAAGGCCTGCCATCTGGTGCTGACGGAAAAGGGGCATGCGGTCGATTATTGCAAGACCGGCAAATCCGGATTGCTTGCCTTGGCGCGGTCGCGCTATGACCTTGTACTGCTGGACATGAAGCTGCCGGATATGGACGGGATGGACATTCTCAGGACCTTGAAGGATAAGATGCCGCCGCTGCGCGTGATCGTCATGACCGGGTATTCCACCCTCGCCAATGCGGTGCAGGCCATGAAATTGGGTGCGACCGATTATCTTTCCAAGCCTTTTACGGATGATGAGTTGGTGGAGGCCGTTGAAAACGCATGCGCACTGAGGTGATCGCCGGGGATCGGAAAAACAGAGAGAGATCTTTCCCGTTCTTTGGCGGTTCAATTCTACCCAAAAGACGTTTTAGACGAGAGGTATTACAATGAGCGATAAGATGGTTAACCAGGAACTGCAGGGGGCCGTAATGGTTGTCGGCGGCGGTATTGCCGGCATGCAGGCGGCCCTGGACATGGCAAACTCGGGTTTTTATGTATATATGGTTGAAAAATCGCCGGGGATCGGCGGGGTCATGGCCCAGCTGGACAAGACCTTTCCCACCAACGACTGTTCCATGTGAATCCTGGCCCCGAAACTGGTCGAGGTCGGCCGGCACGTCAACATCGAACTTCTGACATTAAGTGAAGTAAAAGAGATCTCCGGAAAAGAGGGCGATTTTACCGTCATTGTGGTGCGTCATCCGCGATACGTGGATATGGACAAGTGCATCGCCTGCGGGACCTGCGCCGAGAAGTGTCCCAAGAAGGTGGATGATCTCTATAACGAGGGGTTGATGAAGCGGAAGGCGATTTACGTCCCCTATTCACAGACCGTTCCCCTCAAATACGCCATAGACAGGGATAACTGTATCTATTTCCAGAAAGGGAAATGCAGGGCCTGTGAAAAGTACTGCCCCGCGGGGGCCATCAACTTTGATGAACAGGAGACAGAGGTTGCCCTCCACGTGGGCTCCCTCATTCTGGCCCCCGGATTCAAGTCCTTTGATCCCGGCCGATACGATACCTATTCCTACTCGGCCCTCCCGAACGTGGTGACCTCTCTCGAATTCGAACGGATCCTTTCAGCGACAGGGCCTTTCATGGGGCACCTCTCCAGGCCATCCGACAAGAAGGAACCCGCAAAGATCGCATGGTTTCAGTGCATCGGCTCCCGGGACGTCAACCGGTGCGACAACGGCTACTGCTCATCCGTATGCTGCATGTACGCCATCAAGCAGACGGTCATTGCGAGGGAACACAGCAAAGTCCCTCTGGATTGCGCCGTGTTTTTCATGGATATGCGGACCCATGGAAAGGATTTTGACCGGTATTACGAGCATGCCCAAAAGGACGGCGTACGGTTTATCCGATCGCGGGTCCATTCGGTGGATTCCATTACGGGTTCTGATGATATCCAGGTGATCTACGCGGACGAGTCCGGCCGTCTGCAAAGGGAGTCCTTCAACATGGTGGTCCTCTCCACCGGTCTGGAGGTGGACGAGGCGGTGGCGGGCCTCTCGAATCGGCTGGGGATCACCTTGGATTCTTATCATTTTGTCGCGTCCGACAGCTTTCACCCGGTGGCGACCTCGGTGCCCGGGATCTATGCGTGCGGGGCCTTCACCGGACCCAAGGATATTCCCCAATCGGTCATGGAGGCCAGCGCGGCCGCGTGTGCGGCAACCGAGCGGCTGGCCCCTGCCCGCAACACCCGAACCAAGGAGGTGGTGATCCCCCCGGAGCGGGATGTGCGGCGGGAGCCCCCCAGGATCGGGGTATTTGTGTGCAACTGCGGCATCAATATCGGGGGCGTGGTCAGGGTCCCGGAGGTGGCGGAATTTGCCAGGGGCCTCCCCCAC from Deltaproteobacteria bacterium encodes:
- a CDS encoding response regulator, which codes for MTPLDVLVIDNEDVICKACHLVLTEKGHAVDYCKTGKSGLLALARSRYDLVLLDMKLPDMDGMDILRTLKDKMPPLRVIVMTGYSTLANAVQAMKLGATDYLSKPFTDDELVEAVENACALR